The Saxibacter everestensis genome has a window encoding:
- the alr gene encoding alanine racemase, with amino-acid sequence MAAMNRAVPAPAHPAPLTALVDLSAIADNVRALRAAAPGRELMAVVKANGYGHGAIEAARAALQAGADWLGVAHLREALDLREAGIKEPILFWLYGPQEDLTPAVRHGIDIGVSSLHGFEQVCEAAANAGRRARIHMKIDTGLGRNGATAEQWVGLLDAVNEADMRGLIEPVGVFSHLACADEPGHESIALQKQNFLTAIDVAKTRSVNFSRRHLANTPGVFAKEDLAFDLIRPGLGIYGLSPFADRNAEELGLRPALRLVSLVAQVKRVPAGQGVSYGLGYRTSVESTLALVPAGYGDGIPRAASDRAEVSIRGKRYRIAGRVAMDQFVVDVGDDKVRLGDEVVILGANPGEPTVEDWARATDTINYEVVTRLSARVARSYLPVA; translated from the coding sequence ATGGCAGCTATGAATCGCGCCGTGCCGGCACCGGCCCATCCTGCCCCCCTGACAGCGCTCGTCGACCTATCGGCGATCGCAGACAATGTGCGTGCCCTGCGCGCGGCGGCGCCGGGGCGAGAACTGATGGCGGTAGTCAAGGCAAATGGCTATGGACACGGCGCCATCGAAGCTGCCCGGGCCGCGCTCCAGGCCGGCGCGGACTGGCTCGGCGTCGCCCATCTCCGCGAGGCCCTCGACCTTCGCGAGGCCGGAATCAAGGAGCCGATTCTCTTCTGGCTCTACGGTCCGCAGGAGGATCTCACCCCAGCGGTCCGTCATGGTATCGACATCGGTGTTTCCTCGCTGCACGGATTCGAGCAGGTGTGTGAGGCGGCTGCCAACGCCGGCCGACGCGCACGCATTCACATGAAGATCGACACCGGTCTTGGCCGCAACGGCGCGACCGCCGAGCAGTGGGTCGGCCTGCTGGACGCCGTCAACGAGGCCGATATGCGCGGTCTGATCGAACCGGTCGGGGTCTTCTCGCACCTTGCCTGCGCGGATGAGCCCGGCCATGAATCCATCGCCCTGCAGAAGCAGAACTTCCTGACCGCCATCGACGTGGCGAAAACGCGCAGCGTGAACTTCTCCCGGCGGCATCTGGCGAACACTCCGGGCGTTTTCGCCAAGGAGGATCTGGCTTTCGACCTGATCCGGCCGGGTCTGGGTATTTACGGACTGTCGCCCTTCGCCGACCGTAACGCGGAGGAACTCGGGCTGAGACCGGCCCTGCGCCTGGTCAGCCTGGTGGCGCAGGTGAAGCGCGTGCCGGCTGGGCAGGGCGTTTCGTACGGGCTCGGCTATCGGACAAGCGTGGAGAGCACCCTCGCCCTGGTGCCGGCCGGCTATGGCGACGGTATTCCGCGCGCGGCGTCCGATCGGGCCGAGGTCAGCATCCGCGGTAAGCGTTACCGGATCGCCGGGCGGGTCGCGATGGACCAGTTCGTGGTGGACGTCGGCGATGACAAGGTGCGCCTCGGCGACGAAGTCGTCATCCTTGGGGCGAACCCGGGCGAGCCCACAGTGGAGGACTGGGCCCGGGCGACGGACACGATCAATTATGAGGTGGTGACCCGGCTGTCGGCGCGGGTTGCCCGAAGCTACCTGCCGGTGGCCTGA
- a CDS encoding GntR family transcriptional regulator, which translates to MIDEGRPIFLQIAEQIENSILDGSLLEESKAPSTNELAAFHRINPATAGKGINQLVADEILYKRRGIGMFVSPGARARLLARRREQFFIQYVQPVQREARKLGLSGEQLAEMLKREEVNS; encoded by the coding sequence ATGATCGATGAGGGCCGACCGATCTTTCTGCAGATTGCCGAGCAGATCGAGAACTCCATCCTCGACGGTTCGCTGCTCGAGGAATCCAAGGCGCCATCGACCAATGAGTTGGCGGCCTTCCATCGCATCAACCCCGCCACCGCCGGGAAAGGAATCAACCAGCTGGTGGCCGACGAGATCTTATACAAGAGGAGAGGCATCGGCATGTTCGTTTCCCCCGGGGCCCGCGCCCGGCTATTGGCCAGACGCCGGGAGCAGTTTTTCATCCAGTACGTGCAACCAGTCCAGCGCGAGGCCCGCAAGCTTGGCCTCAGCGGCGAGCAGCTCGCCGAAATGCTCAAGCGAGAGGAAGTGAACTCATGA
- a CDS encoding holo-ACP synthase, which produces MIVGVGIDVVDVARFGEKIARTPALLDRLFVGEEREVGLNSLAARFAAKEALAKALGAPGNLFWHDARVCKDDHGRPYLEVGGSITARASELGVTSFHLSLSHDAGIASAVVIAES; this is translated from the coding sequence ATGATCGTCGGGGTCGGCATTGACGTCGTGGACGTCGCCCGGTTCGGCGAGAAGATCGCCAGAACCCCGGCCCTACTCGATCGGCTCTTCGTCGGCGAGGAACGCGAGGTCGGGTTGAACTCACTGGCGGCCAGGTTCGCCGCCAAAGAGGCCCTGGCCAAGGCGCTTGGCGCTCCCGGAAACCTGTTCTGGCATGACGCCAGGGTCTGCAAGGACGACCACGGCCGGCCCTACCTCGAAGTCGGCGGCAGCATCACCGCCCGGGCGTCGGAGCTGGGCGTCACCTCGTTCCACCTTTCGCTCAGCCACGATGCCGGCATCGCGTCTGCGGTTGTCATCGCCGAGAGCTGA
- a CDS encoding ABC transporter ATP-binding protein, protein MSTIIEVRGLNKNYRETTALDNVSFDIEENKIYGLLGRNGAGKTTLMSVLTAQNFETSGSVRVFGEHPYENERVLNRVCFIRESQKYPDDFKPSHAFASAAMFFANWDQKLADRLVKDFNLPTNRRIKKLSRGQLSAVGVIIGLASRAELTFFDEPYLGLDAVARQLFYDRLLEDYAEFPRTIVLSSHLIDEVANLLEHVIVVDQGRILLDDDAEKLRTSAVSVVGPAETVEQFIAGRDVIHRDGFATLASVTIAATLDGAERAEAAELGLELAPVSLQQLIVRKTINDKAAVDEAALPSNEKVAR, encoded by the coding sequence ATGAGTACCATCATCGAGGTGCGGGGCCTAAACAAGAACTACCGGGAGACCACGGCCCTTGACAACGTCAGCTTCGACATCGAAGAGAACAAGATCTACGGCCTGCTCGGCCGCAACGGCGCCGGCAAAACCACGCTGATGTCCGTGTTGACCGCACAGAACTTCGAAACCTCGGGCAGCGTCCGGGTCTTCGGTGAACATCCGTACGAGAACGAGCGGGTGCTCAACCGGGTCTGCTTCATCAGGGAATCGCAAAAATACCCCGACGATTTCAAGCCCTCGCATGCTTTCGCCTCGGCAGCTATGTTCTTTGCGAACTGGGACCAAAAGCTGGCCGACCGGCTGGTCAAGGACTTCAACCTGCCGACGAACCGGCGGATCAAGAAGCTCTCCCGCGGGCAGCTGTCGGCAGTCGGAGTGATCATCGGCCTGGCATCCCGCGCCGAACTCACATTTTTCGACGAACCATACCTTGGCCTGGACGCCGTGGCCCGTCAGCTGTTCTACGACCGGCTGCTGGAAGACTATGCCGAGTTCCCGCGGACGATCGTGCTGTCCAGTCACCTGATCGACGAGGTGGCAAACCTGCTCGAACACGTCATCGTGGTCGACCAGGGTCGAATCCTGCTGGATGACGACGCCGAGAAGCTGCGCACATCCGCGGTCTCCGTTGTCGGGCCCGCCGAAACCGTCGAGCAGTTCATCGCCGGACGGGACGTCATTCACCGCGACGGTTTCGCCACGCTTGCCTCGGTGACCATCGCCGCGACCCTCGACGGCGCCGAGCGGGCCGAAGCGGCGGAGCTCGGCCTGGAACTCGCGCCGGTATCCCTACAGCAACTCATTGTCCGGAAGACCATCAATGACAAGGCAGCCGTCGACGAGGCCGCTTTGCCGAGTAACGAAAAGGTAGCCCGATGA
- the glmS gene encoding glutamine--fructose-6-phosphate transaminase (isomerizing) codes for MCGIVGYVADPAARSRPVDHSALDVVLAGLRRMEYRGYDSAGVALVGDGRLQSEKRAGKLTNLLNALEQNPLEPANTGIGHTRWATHGGPNDANAHPHLADGGKLAVIHNGIIENFAQLKQGLLDDGVEFSSETDTEVAAHLIAAEFRNTGDLTEAMRLVSAKLEGAYTLLAVHADRPGVVVGARRNSPLVIGLGEGENFLGSDVAAFIEYTKEAVEIGQDQIVTITPEKVEIIDKDGAAVQGKAYHVDWDAAAAEKGGFPSFMAKEINDQPAAVADTLLARTDTAGKLILDEMNIDEATLRTIDKIVIIACGTASYAGQVARYAIEHWCRIPCEVELAHEFRYRDPVVNARTLVVAVSQSGETMDTIMAVRHAREQGAKVIAICNTHGSTIPRESDAALYTHAGPEIAVASTKAFLAQITACYLLGLYLAQLRGNKFPDEIANIMGELQVMPEKIQKVLDGSDKVRQIARWMADSKSVLFLGRHVGFPVALEGALKLKELAYIHAEGFAAGELKHGPIALIEPGQPVFVIVPSRKGRDSLHSKVVSNIQEIRARGARTLVIAEEGDTDVLPYADEVISVPECPTLLAPLLTTVPLQIFAMELASAKGLDVDQPRNLAKSVTVE; via the coding sequence ATGTGTGGAATCGTTGGATATGTCGCAGATCCTGCCGCTCGTTCGAGGCCAGTTGATCACTCAGCGCTAGATGTAGTCCTGGCAGGCTTGCGCCGGATGGAGTACCGCGGCTACGACTCGGCGGGTGTCGCCCTGGTAGGTGACGGACGGCTGCAGTCCGAGAAGCGTGCCGGCAAGCTGACCAACCTGCTCAATGCTCTCGAGCAGAACCCGCTTGAACCGGCAAACACCGGAATCGGCCACACTCGCTGGGCGACCCATGGCGGCCCGAATGACGCCAACGCGCACCCTCATCTTGCGGACGGCGGCAAACTCGCCGTGATTCACAACGGCATCATCGAGAACTTTGCGCAACTCAAGCAGGGGCTGCTCGATGACGGAGTTGAGTTCTCCTCCGAAACCGACACCGAGGTCGCCGCGCACCTGATCGCGGCTGAATTCAGGAACACGGGCGACCTCACCGAGGCAATGCGCCTGGTATCGGCAAAGCTCGAGGGCGCCTACACGCTGTTGGCAGTGCACGCCGACCGTCCGGGTGTCGTCGTCGGCGCCCGCCGTAACTCGCCGCTGGTTATCGGTCTCGGCGAAGGTGAGAACTTCCTCGGGTCCGATGTCGCCGCATTCATCGAGTACACCAAGGAAGCCGTCGAGATCGGCCAGGACCAGATCGTCACGATCACGCCAGAAAAGGTGGAGATCATCGACAAGGATGGCGCCGCCGTCCAGGGCAAGGCGTACCACGTGGACTGGGACGCAGCCGCAGCTGAAAAGGGCGGCTTCCCAAGCTTCATGGCGAAGGAAATCAACGACCAGCCCGCGGCCGTCGCCGACACTCTGCTCGCCCGCACCGACACCGCCGGAAAGCTCATCCTCGACGAGATGAACATCGACGAGGCGACGCTGCGCACGATCGACAAGATCGTGATCATCGCCTGCGGCACGGCGAGTTATGCCGGCCAGGTGGCCAGATACGCCATCGAACACTGGTGCCGGATTCCATGTGAGGTCGAACTCGCACACGAGTTCCGTTATCGGGATCCGGTCGTCAACGCGCGCACCCTCGTGGTGGCGGTCTCGCAGTCCGGCGAAACCATGGACACCATCATGGCCGTCCGGCACGCCCGCGAACAGGGCGCGAAGGTCATCGCGATTTGCAATACCCATGGTTCGACCATCCCGCGCGAATCCGATGCCGCGCTTTACACGCACGCCGGACCGGAGATCGCCGTCGCCTCGACGAAGGCGTTCCTGGCCCAGATCACCGCCTGCTACCTGCTCGGCCTCTACCTGGCGCAGCTGCGCGGCAACAAGTTCCCGGATGAGATCGCCAACATCATGGGCGAGCTTCAGGTCATGCCGGAGAAGATTCAGAAGGTGCTCGACGGTTCCGACAAGGTCCGGCAGATCGCGCGCTGGATGGCCGACTCGAAGTCGGTACTCTTCCTCGGCCGCCATGTCGGCTTCCCGGTTGCACTCGAAGGAGCGCTCAAGCTCAAGGAGCTTGCCTACATTCATGCCGAGGGCTTCGCGGCTGGCGAGCTGAAGCACGGGCCGATCGCCCTGATCGAGCCGGGCCAGCCGGTGTTCGTCATCGTGCCCTCGCGCAAGGGTCGTGACTCGCTGCACTCGAAGGTGGTGTCGAACATCCAGGAGATCCGGGCCCGTGGCGCCCGCACCCTGGTGATCGCCGAAGAAGGCGACACCGATGTGCTGCCCTATGCGGACGAGGTGATTTCGGTGCCGGAGTGCCCGACTCTGCTCGCGCCGCTGCTGACCACGGTGCCGCTGCAGATCTTCGCGATGGAACTCGCCTCGGCCAAGGGCCTCGACGTCGACCAGCCGCGCAACCTGGCCAAGTCAGTCACGGTTGAGTAG
- the tsaE gene encoding tRNA (adenosine(37)-N6)-threonylcarbamoyltransferase complex ATPase subunit type 1 TsaE produces the protein MDHLVTVPTSQDMHELGRRVAALLRPGDLLVLSGGLGAGKTTFTQGLGDGLGVAGSIISPTFVIARVHESLADGPDLVHVDAYRLSGIDELDDLDLDADLDEAVTVIEWGSGLAEVLSADRLEIDIDREAVTITGVDPAAAGPPTGPDAGIDLDFDHDETRLVRMLPVGDRWSGVQLPVL, from the coding sequence ATGGATCACCTGGTGACGGTGCCGACCTCGCAGGACATGCATGAGCTGGGCCGACGGGTTGCGGCACTGCTTCGTCCCGGCGACCTGCTTGTGCTCTCCGGCGGCCTCGGCGCGGGCAAGACCACGTTCACCCAGGGCCTGGGGGACGGCCTGGGGGTTGCCGGCAGCATCATCTCGCCCACCTTTGTGATCGCCCGGGTGCACGAATCGCTCGCCGATGGTCCGGATCTTGTGCATGTTGACGCGTATCGGCTCTCCGGGATCGACGAACTCGACGACCTCGACCTGGACGCAGACCTGGACGAGGCCGTCACGGTGATCGAATGGGGCTCCGGCCTCGCCGAGGTGCTCTCGGCCGACCGGCTGGAAATCGACATCGACCGGGAAGCCGTGACCATCACGGGCGTCGACCCTGCGGCCGCGGGCCCGCCGACCGGACCCGACGCTGGAATCGATCTGGATTTCGACCATGACGAGACTCGCCTGGTCCGGATGCTGCCGGTTGGCGACAGATGGTCCGGAGTGCAGCTGCCTGTTTTGTGA
- a CDS encoding NAD(P)H-hydrate epimerase, protein MSTRPSWPNWRLGGSPMRRAWTPDQVRACETPLLDAGQGDALMSRAAAGLANVCATELRERYGHVYGSRVLALVGKGNNGGDALFAACRLARRGAHVTVLLCAGRAHPAGLRAVRALNIDVRELDESDDDVLRFLLCAHLVIDGIAGTGARAGLPDRLGELVRRWRGRKPGRQLVVAVDVPSGVDAGTGQTGGSAIAADVTVTFAGLKTGLLIPPAARNAGRVEVVDIGLELADEQAVVLAVEASDVAALWPAPEPSDHKYSRGVLGLVAGSARYPGAAVLAADAAVSAGVGMLRYVGPDTPGGLIAQRSPEVVAGAGRVQAWALGSGVAPDEESQVDAIRAALDEAIETQLPCVLDAGAFDLIYGPLGMPAILTPHAGELATLLGRLSGTIVSREEIEADPARHAKSVAEAANAVVLLKGAHTVISQPAGPDYVQGPATAWLATAGSGDVLTGVLGALAATAGRKSLPQLAELAALGSFVHGQAALLASQGGPLRSLHVAAAVKYAVTELRVRAREEKNVGQWQL, encoded by the coding sequence GTGAGCACGCGACCTTCCTGGCCGAACTGGCGGCTCGGCGGCTCGCCGATGCGTAGGGCCTGGACTCCGGACCAGGTGCGGGCGTGCGAAACGCCTCTGCTCGACGCCGGCCAGGGGGACGCATTGATGTCCCGGGCCGCGGCAGGGCTGGCCAATGTCTGCGCCACCGAGCTGCGGGAACGCTACGGCCACGTATACGGCTCAAGAGTTCTTGCCCTGGTCGGCAAGGGCAACAACGGGGGAGACGCCCTGTTCGCCGCCTGCCGACTTGCCCGGCGGGGTGCGCACGTCACGGTGCTGCTGTGTGCCGGCCGGGCCCATCCGGCCGGTCTTCGGGCCGTGCGGGCGCTGAACATCGATGTGCGCGAGTTGGACGAATCAGACGACGACGTCCTTCGGTTTTTGCTCTGCGCGCATCTGGTGATCGACGGAATCGCCGGCACCGGCGCTCGGGCCGGTCTGCCGGACAGGCTGGGCGAACTCGTCCGGCGTTGGCGTGGCCGGAAGCCGGGACGGCAACTCGTGGTCGCGGTGGATGTGCCGAGCGGCGTCGATGCCGGCACCGGGCAAACCGGCGGATCCGCCATTGCAGCCGACGTGACTGTGACGTTCGCCGGATTGAAGACGGGACTGCTGATACCACCCGCCGCGCGGAACGCCGGTCGGGTCGAGGTGGTCGACATCGGACTGGAGCTGGCGGACGAACAAGCAGTGGTCCTTGCGGTGGAAGCCTCCGATGTGGCCGCGCTCTGGCCGGCGCCGGAGCCGAGCGACCACAAGTACTCCAGAGGGGTTCTTGGCCTGGTGGCCGGGTCCGCGCGTTACCCGGGCGCGGCGGTTCTCGCCGCAGATGCAGCGGTAAGCGCCGGGGTCGGCATGCTCCGCTACGTCGGACCGGACACACCGGGCGGTTTGATCGCGCAACGATCTCCCGAGGTGGTCGCAGGCGCCGGACGGGTGCAGGCCTGGGCGCTCGGCAGCGGCGTCGCGCCGGACGAGGAATCGCAGGTCGACGCCATCCGCGCCGCCCTTGACGAGGCGATCGAAACTCAGCTGCCATGCGTCCTTGACGCGGGAGCGTTCGACCTGATCTACGGGCCGCTCGGCATGCCGGCAATCCTGACGCCGCACGCCGGAGAGCTCGCGACGCTGCTCGGCCGCCTGTCGGGGACAATTGTCTCCCGCGAGGAGATCGAGGCCGACCCGGCGCGACATGCGAAGTCCGTGGCAGAGGCGGCCAACGCCGTTGTGTTGCTCAAGGGCGCTCACACCGTAATCAGCCAACCGGCCGGGCCGGACTACGTGCAGGGACCGGCGACAGCCTGGCTGGCGACGGCCGGTTCGGGGGACGTGCTGACCGGCGTCCTCGGCGCACTGGCTGCGACGGCCGGCCGGAAGTCATTGCCACAGCTCGCGGAGCTCGCGGCTCTCGGTTCCTTCGTACACGGGCAGGCCGCCCTGCTTGCCTCGCAGGGCGGTCCGCTTCGTTCGTTGCACGTCGCCGCAGCGGTGAAATACGCGGTAACGGAGCTACGCGTTCGAGCCCGGGAAGAAAAAAATGTTGGACAATGGCAGCTATGA
- the coaA gene encoding type I pantothenate kinase, with protein sequence MGVNDYNCTPFVELDRDSWSRLAESTPLPLTSDDVTRLAGLGERIDLKEVAEVYLPLSRLLNLYVGGKGQLHQATQTFLSPLSEDSGGKNSHGAKRTPFVIGVAGSVAVGKSTTARLLRELLARWPDTPRVELLTTDGFLYSNAELERRGLMGRKGFPESYDRRALLRFVSAVKSGAREVRAPVYSHLTYDIVPGAEIVVRQPDVLIVEGLNVLQPARPRLDGRQGLAVSDFFDFSLYVDAKTPDVRNWYIDRFLSLRTGAFANPESFFHRFSSLSDEEAVNLASEIWASINEPNLVENVLPTRGRATLVLTKGPQHDVRRMLLRKL encoded by the coding sequence ATGGGGGTGAACGACTACAACTGCACCCCGTTCGTCGAACTCGACCGCGACTCCTGGTCACGACTGGCCGAATCGACGCCGCTGCCCCTGACCAGTGATGACGTTACCCGGCTGGCGGGCCTTGGTGAACGGATCGACCTGAAGGAAGTTGCAGAGGTCTACCTGCCGCTTTCCCGGTTGCTCAATCTGTATGTCGGCGGCAAGGGCCAGTTGCACCAGGCCACCCAGACGTTCCTCTCCCCGCTCAGCGAAGACAGCGGCGGCAAGAACAGTCATGGGGCCAAGCGCACACCATTCGTGATCGGCGTGGCCGGCTCGGTTGCCGTCGGTAAGTCGACTACCGCCCGGCTGCTGCGCGAGCTCCTGGCCCGGTGGCCGGACACCCCCCGCGTCGAACTGCTGACCACCGATGGCTTCCTGTACTCCAACGCAGAGCTGGAACGCCGTGGCCTGATGGGACGCAAGGGCTTTCCGGAGTCCTACGACCGGAGGGCCCTGCTGCGCTTCGTCAGCGCGGTGAAGTCCGGTGCCAGGGAGGTCCGGGCGCCGGTGTACTCGCACCTGACCTACGACATCGTGCCCGGCGCGGAGATCGTCGTGCGCCAGCCGGACGTCCTGATCGTCGAGGGACTCAACGTCCTGCAGCCGGCCAGGCCTCGGCTGGATGGCAGGCAGGGCCTGGCGGTCAGCGACTTCTTCGACTTCTCGCTGTATGTCGATGCCAAGACGCCCGATGTACGCAACTGGTACATCGATCGGTTCCTGTCGCTGCGGACAGGCGCCTTCGCGAACCCGGAGTCGTTCTTCCACCGCTTTTCGTCGCTCTCGGACGAGGAAGCAGTTAATCTGGCCTCCGAAATCTGGGCGTCGATCAATGAGCCGAACCTGGTGGAGAACGTGCTGCCGACCCGTGGGCGGGCAACCCTGGTACTCACCAAGGGCCCGCAGCACGATGTGCGGCGGATGCTGCTGCGCAAGCTGTAG
- a CDS encoding M20 metallopeptidase family protein, which produces MVFSSADAKKLLPELVSLRRRLHAQPEIGLQLPRTQETVLRALDGLGLEIHTGDATTSVTAVLRGKGEHQPGDTVPTVLLRGDMDGLPIIEQTELPYASVNGAMHACGHDLHTAGLVGAARLLSEARNRLPGDVIFMFQPGEEGYNGAGLMIDEGVLEAAGNPVLAAYGVHVAADLPYGKVHSKPGPLMAAFSVLDVTVRGRGGHGSRPYTALDPVQTAAEMIVALQSYISRRFDIFDPVVLTVGDFHGGSAANVIPDIARFRAGIRSFSDEVTARLAVELPNLVSHIALGHGLVADVNFSTDLPATINDHDEAIRYLGVAGEMFGEHRVELMENPRAGSEDFSRILHRVPGAYGHLGAAPRDLAPEDWVSNHSPRARFDDGVLGEHATFLAELAARRLADA; this is translated from the coding sequence ATGGTTTTCTCCAGCGCCGACGCCAAGAAGCTACTGCCGGAACTCGTGTCGCTGCGGCGTCGTTTGCATGCGCAACCGGAGATCGGCTTACAACTGCCGCGTACCCAGGAGACAGTGCTGAGGGCGCTGGACGGCCTGGGGCTCGAGATCCACACCGGAGACGCAACGACGTCGGTCACCGCGGTGTTGCGCGGAAAAGGGGAACACCAGCCGGGCGACACCGTGCCGACAGTTCTGCTGCGCGGAGATATGGACGGCCTGCCCATTATCGAGCAAACCGAGCTGCCGTACGCATCGGTCAACGGGGCGATGCACGCCTGCGGACACGACCTGCACACCGCCGGGCTGGTCGGCGCGGCGCGGCTGCTGTCCGAGGCAAGGAATCGATTGCCCGGTGACGTCATCTTCATGTTCCAGCCGGGGGAGGAGGGATACAACGGCGCGGGTCTGATGATCGACGAAGGTGTACTCGAGGCCGCTGGCAATCCCGTGCTGGCCGCGTACGGCGTGCACGTCGCGGCCGACCTCCCGTACGGGAAGGTGCATTCCAAGCCCGGCCCGCTGATGGCGGCATTCTCGGTTCTCGACGTAACGGTGCGCGGACGGGGCGGCCATGGCTCCAGGCCGTACACCGCCCTGGATCCGGTGCAGACAGCAGCGGAGATGATCGTTGCGCTGCAGTCGTACATCAGCCGGCGGTTCGACATCTTCGATCCGGTCGTCCTGACGGTTGGCGACTTTCACGGCGGCAGCGCGGCCAATGTGATCCCCGATATCGCCAGATTCCGGGCCGGCATTCGTAGCTTCAGCGATGAGGTCACGGCCCGGCTGGCCGTTGAATTGCCGAACCTGGTCTCCCATATCGCGCTGGGACACGGACTGGTCGCCGACGTGAATTTCAGCACTGACCTGCCCGCCACGATCAACGACCACGATGAGGCTATCCGCTATCTGGGCGTGGCCGGAGAAATGTTCGGCGAACACCGGGTCGAGCTGATGGAGAACCCGCGGGCCGGTTCCGAGGACTTCTCCCGGATTCTGCACCGGGTGCCAGGCGCCTATGGACATCTCGGCGCCGCCCCACGCGATCTGGCGCCGGAAGACTGGGTATCCAACCACTCGCCGCGCGCCAGGTTCGATGACGGCGTGCTGGGTGAGCACGCGACCTTCCTGGCCGAACTGGCGGCTCGGCGGCTCGCCGATGCGTAG
- the tsaB gene encoding tRNA (adenosine(37)-N6)-threonylcarbamoyltransferase complex dimerization subunit type 1 TsaB, translating into MLVLALDTSAAASAAVVSDDGVLAEHTIFGARRHAEVLVPAVEQVLAEAGAQAGDFDAVAVGIGPGPYTGLRVGIATALGFGLGWSVPVHGVLSIDALAWQLASAGCVPTDFAVAIDARRKEVYWGRYSGVDSAGTPRLAAGPDVSTPTDFASAIEGVPRGGRGILLYPDLLGEAVSDKPELVEPLASGIGEIAVRRTAAGMTLEEPRPRYLRRPDAASPKPPKRVLG; encoded by the coding sequence GTGCTCGTTCTCGCTCTGGATACCTCAGCCGCCGCCTCCGCGGCAGTAGTCAGCGACGACGGCGTGCTTGCCGAACACACGATCTTTGGGGCGCGACGGCATGCCGAGGTGCTGGTGCCCGCTGTGGAGCAGGTGCTTGCCGAAGCTGGGGCGCAGGCCGGCGATTTCGATGCGGTTGCGGTGGGTATCGGTCCAGGCCCGTACACCGGCCTGCGCGTCGGCATCGCCACTGCGCTCGGTTTTGGCCTGGGCTGGTCGGTTCCGGTGCACGGCGTGCTGAGCATCGATGCACTGGCGTGGCAGCTTGCCTCGGCTGGATGCGTTCCGACGGACTTCGCCGTGGCGATCGACGCGCGCCGCAAGGAAGTGTACTGGGGGCGGTATTCCGGAGTTGATTCCGCGGGTACACCACGGCTGGCGGCCGGGCCGGATGTCAGCACGCCCACAGACTTCGCTTCCGCGATCGAAGGCGTGCCCAGGGGTGGACGGGGCATCCTGCTGTATCCGGACCTGCTTGGAGAAGCAGTGTCGGATAAACCCGAACTGGTCGAACCGCTCGCTTCGGGAATCGGCGAGATAGCTGTCCGGCGGACAGCCGCCGGAATGACGCTTGAGGAACCGCGACCCCGGTACCTTCGCCGTCCGGATGCCGCCAGCCCCAAGCCGCCCAAACGAGTGCTCGGCTGA
- a CDS encoding DoxX family protein, producing MSPITIATTCFLAVILLISARGKLIRNEKVVDSVTGVGMPVRHFPKLALLECFGAIGVVLGLLVRPIGIAAAVGVTLYFLLAVLSHLRKRDLAGAGPAAFILLLSGGTLALQLS from the coding sequence ATGTCACCCATCACCATCGCCACGACCTGCTTCCTGGCCGTCATCCTGCTGATTTCGGCCCGGGGCAAGCTGATCAGAAACGAGAAGGTTGTCGACTCGGTCACCGGAGTCGGCATGCCGGTTCGGCACTTCCCGAAACTTGCGCTGCTCGAGTGCTTCGGCGCGATCGGAGTGGTCCTTGGCCTGCTGGTCCGGCCGATCGGGATCGCCGCAGCGGTCGGCGTGACGTTGTACTTCCTCCTCGCCGTGCTCAGCCATTTGCGGAAGCGCGACCTCGCGGGTGCCGGCCCCGCCGCGTTCATCCTGCTGCTTTCCGGCGGAACGCTGGCGCTGCAGCTTAGCTGA